In Lolium perenne isolate Kyuss_39 chromosome 5, Kyuss_2.0, whole genome shotgun sequence, the sequence AGTAatcaccaaaaaaaaaaaactcacaaGAAGTAAAACTACAAGTTCATCCTCGGAGAAACCTGTGCCTCGCCGAAACATCGTCCATCTTTCTCCACTGCCACCATGGTAGCGCTGGAAAAAGAGGCGAACAAAGCTTGAGGCAAACCATGAATTAGTTCCTGGCCGGCCGTATCGTTAGGGCATCTTCAACAGGCAGCAGCTCAACGTATTTCCTTTTTTTGAGAAAACTCAACGTATTTTGGTCATTAAAAATAATCGCGCAAGTTCGTTTACATATGTCTGTTGACGTGAAATTGATTTTTGGGTCACGATTGACGGTTTACATCCGGGTTGTCCAGCAGCCTGACACATTTCACAGTTTGCAAATGTTTAATTTTCATTGATAAATAAATACATAGTACATACATTTTGGGACATAACATAAAATAGTGTAAAATAAAAAATCTAACTAGTGGGTTCGTCTGGCCCTCGTCTTCTTCGCTAACAAGAAAGAACACCCAGTGATCCAAACTAGAATTCTAGGTGTCAGTGTCTTCTTCGCTGCGATGGAAGAACATCTAGAAACCTATACTAGCGGCTTTAACTGTCACTCGTTATCTTTGGTGCAAAGAAAGAACATCCTACAACCTACAATTGGTTCTGGCTGGTGTCATTGTCTTTGCCAGAGTTGTCGATGTGGTAGTGCCTTCAGGAGGATAAGTCGTCGAACACTCTGCCGATCATGTTGCCATGCCTTCGTACACGCAGTGCAGCAGGCATCCAACCTCTAGGCTATGTGCATGTGAAACTTCTTAAATCCAGCGTCGATGTATATCTTATCTTACCCGTCGAACAACATGTAGATGAGCCACCGGCAAAAGCCACGCCACGCAGCTGAAGACGAAACAGATGGAATCGCTGCGAGGCGAGTTCGAAGCAGAAAGGAGCGGTCACGCGTTACGTTTGCGCAGACGTATTTGAACCCCAAGTTTAGGTTGCGTTTATGTCCCCATGGACAGCGTAATTTAGTCGCTCTCGAATCCTCTAAGTTCTTCCACCTGCGGAATCTCAATGAAAACAGCTCCTCGACCAGAACAAAATCATTCGAGCGTCAGTTAACACAACACTCGTAACTGAACTTGTCGTCTTGGCAGTTTGTGACACTCTTCGATCACCGAGAGTCAATTAAGCTGCGCTCTCAGTTACACGGCAAACAGCTAGTATAACTTTTGCTGCATGCCTGCATTCATATTGTGACAAGAAAGAATCTCAACAGGAAATTGTGCATGCTAGTATGCTCCACCCTCCACACGCATGGATGAACGACACAAGGAAATTAACTTGGGAGGCAAAGCTCTAACGTACAGAGCTATCTGCTGATTATATGTACACACACGTCTCCACACGCAGCACGCACGCTAGCTTCACGTCTCTTGTAGCCTTCTCTAGGCCAGGACGCACCTCAAAATTTGCCGCGCTAAAGCTAAAGCTGAAAACCCAGGCAAGAAGACAGAAAATATGGCAGAGCAAGCAGAAGTTCAGAACTACTGAAACAGCTAACTAGCTAGAAGGGTGCGGTGGCGATGTCTCTCTTGATGGAGCGCCCATGGCGGCGGCAGCCGGTGCCGCCGCCGACGCGCGGGGTGGAGTTCTCGGAGGAGTCGAGCTCTACGTCGTCGTCCGACGAGTCGGTGGTGGACGAGCCCATCTTCCGCACGCCCTTCACCGGCTTGAGGCCGTCGGTAAAGATTCTGATGGCCTCCTCGGTCGTCTTGGTGCTCACCACGTAGAGAGCCGCCTCCTGCAATTACGAGTAATGTACACGTCAATACAGTACTATTAATCGCAAGCTGTTAGAATTTTAAACAAATTCTTTTCGCTTGCGTTTCAAGCTGCGTTCGCCTATGTACACGTGTGACACGTACCTGTACAGAGTATACAAGTTGGTACTCCTACGAGATGGCAACGTGACTAAGATTTACGACTACATCAGAACATACGTACGtaaacaagaaaaataaaattGGTGGGCAAACGTCCGTGTCGCGACTGTACTCTACTGTGACCAGGACGTACGACAAACATGTGGTGAACACGTTTCATGCGAGTACTCGTACGAAAGTGACAGAGATCGACACGGCCCTGCTCCTTAAATTGGCTTCTCCAACCCTAGCTATCCGGCAGGGCACAATCGCTAGCGGCGCGCAATCTCTAATCCCGAAGACCAGCAACATCCGTTTCCTCCAGATCCGCCGCTTCCCCAGATAAACAATCCGTCGTTTCCTCcagatccgccgccgccgcttccccAGATATAAGCTACGGTTCCCTCCCTTGCTCGCTCCGCGCGCGGAGTCAGCTGCGACAATTTGCGCGATGACTGCCAAGACCATGGTTGAAGGAACCAGCGTCGAGGAGGGCAGCAGCAGTGGTTCGAGACTTTCTGTGAAGGAAGCCTATATCAAGAAGATGCGAAGCAAAGTAGCTATGACAAAGGCATATGAAAATAATCTACAGAAGATTAGGGATTCTCTCGATCTGAAGAAAGAAGCAGACATTACTAAATTCAAACCGCCCGAACCAGAATCTGGTGATGATCTCGCACGTTCGAAAATTTCAGCTTCCAACTTCCATCGCAGCGTTGTCTCGATTGCTTTGTTCCATGACGATGTGATGGTATTTGCTTGCTCGGGAACAGCTGTGCGCCTTAGGCATGGTTATATACAAGACCGCCATAAAATATTTGTGACTTCGGCGCGTTTCGCTCAGGAATTTAATGCTAATAGAACCAAAGATGATAAACTGAGGATTGAGCTGCGTACTCCTGAGAAGAAAACTCTGAATGGGTACTTGGGACTACACGATCAAAATATTGCTATTGTCACGTCTTTTTCCCCCCGTGCTCTCCACACTATGGATATGTGTAATCCTGTGGATCCGCCCCCAGGCCGAGGCAACCGCAATAATAAGCTGTTCGCATTTGGATGTGCTGACGATTGCAGTTTGATGGGCATAGGTTGTTCCTATCCGGTTCTCCTGGGGAATGGACTTGTGTCGGCCAAGTGTGATGGCAAGATCACAACGACTGCAATTGGAGGGCCAGTTATATGTTTTGGTCATGGTGGATCGGGTCACTTGGCTGGTGTTATCGTTGAATATTATGAAGGCAAGACAACCTTCATGCCAACAAAAATGCTTCATGAATTGTTGCAGAGATATGTGATAACCAGTAAAACATCCCACTTCCGTGGATATTCCTTGCCTGAAGGAGTAGAGAGTGTCATCCCTTCGGGATTTATGGTAAGGTCTACGATTCTTCAATCCTTGGGCTATCCCCTGCCACCGCCACTTGTATTTGAACTCAATGGGGGTTTGACTGGTAAGTTTGAAGAGGATTTTGGTCAATTTCATTATTGGAAAGGTTTTCCTTTTGATGACCCTTACTGGGGTTCTGGGAAGCCTgtctggaagcaacttggagaaaAAGTTACTGATAAAATGTCCAAAAATGTTgtctcaattgcttcattcaaggGGCATGTGAGGTTTTTTGCGTGCACGGGACTGCTTATAACGTGGGGCCCCAGCACGTTCGTCCTTACTTCGGCCAGTTTGATTAGGACCGATGATGCTTCTGAGAAGATTGATGTGAACCTGAGGTTTGAGGTGTTTCTCCCTCCGGGACAATGTGTGGATGGGATGCTggaattttatcatctaaattaCAACATTGCTATTTTGAGTCTCGGAAAAGATCTCAGTGATATCTCTCCAGTAAATATTAGTGCCAAGGTCCCATTCCCGCGCAACAAGGTGGTAGCAGCTATAGGTCGTCGTACTAAAAAATGTCATGGGTTATTGATGGCCTCAATGGGTAAAGTGATGTGTACAATTAATCGTCGcccaaaaaagaaagaaaaccagGGTTTGGGTCTTACTTGCAGATACCTTGTTTTGTCCACTTGTAAAATCAAGAAGGTTGGGATTGGGGGGCCCCTTATTGGTTTGGATGGTAAATTCGTGGGCATGAACTTTTATGATGAAAGTCCAGCAACTCCTTTTCTGCCATGTACGGTGATTGCGAGAGTTATAAAGAGAGGGTTTCACCTTGTATCTTCTGTTGGTACTGGTACTTCTTTGAGAGACATCGAAATGTTGGAAGGGTGTACTGATGAGATGAACCGGAATCGGTGGCCTGTTTCCAAGCCATATTGGTATATTGCTGGTCAAGTTGATGTTCTAGACCTGCCTGGTGGAAAAGTTCTCACGTAAAGCAAAGTTGTCCGATTGTTCATTGTTGGCCTTGGTGTTAAATATTAGGCCTGTGCAATTTCTGTATGGTTTGTAGAAAATATTTATTTATGGTGCTTGTTTACTTGTACCCCCGTGACAAGTCTTTCAAGACAGAAAGTAGATATATATTTAATGTATTAAAAAAAGTGACAGAGACACCGGCCCACGCATGCACCAAACCACACCAGTTGCACTCGAGTAGTTAAGCACCTTCAATTCATTGATTAAATTGTTTTCGTTTCAGTATTTCTGCATTTTGTTTCTTTTGTACTACAGTACTGCTGTATGGTTTTATGCATTGGTTGGGTGACTGCGACCCAGCAGATTTATAAAAGTTGTATAAGATGTCAGACGTGTATGATGTGATGCAGATACTCCCTCGTCCTAAATAGCTTGCTTAATTTTCTCTATATACAAAGATATTTAGTTGTATTTTGTTTATAGGTACATccaaatataaaaaagttgagaAAGTTATTTTAAAATGAACGGAATATAAATATTTGGaaatcaccattcatttcactttACTCAAGAAAACAGATCCCTTTCGGTAAAGGGAAGCACTTTACCATTTTGTTCATTTCATACACTTCCTCAGTTCTATGAAAGTTGTCTTATATTGTCTAAATCTAAATGTATATTTCCTCTGTTCTATAAGAAGTGACTCATTTTTTTAGATATGGATTGCAATACGTTCGAAtacattcatatttaaataaaatTGAGTCACTTATTTTAGGACATATGTAGTATTAAAAGAAAGGGAAAGGCTCGGCCTCTTTAGGTGCCACTTCGACTACATCGTGTCAATATACAATATGTAGTTTTTTTTACAAGGTTTCTCTAAATTTGTaggaaaataaataaatatatctaCAATAAGAAATCATTACAGTACAAAAATATAGTATTTGATGATCATCCGATGACTACTGACTTTTACGGGCGTGGGTATTTATTCCATAATTTAGATCAGAGTTTAGAGTTGTTGATTAAGAGATGAGACTTTTGACAAAGAAAGAAGGTGGGTAGAATCCTGTTACGTGTAGCCGTGTAGGTAAGGTCACCGGTCACGATGGATATAAGTTAATGGTAGAATTACACGTGGGAAAGATTGGCTGAATGAACTGTTTCAGCCTTTCAGCTGGCAATAGCTCCGACACAGGCACCTCACTTTTTAAATTTGCGCTTATTATTATCTCCGTTGAATAGTGTAAGATCTTTTAGATATTTTAAAATAAACTAGATATATATTAAAAATGAGTGAACAACTAGATACATACAGGTATAtttagaaaagaagaaaaaaagatcTTACGCTAGTGTGAAGGAGATAGATTTGTATGGTAATCAATTCAAATTAGAGGTATCACCCGCGGAGGGTCACAGTGAGGCAGCTAGGTTGGTACTTGGTACCAGAAAAATCCGCACAAACGAAGGAGTAGATTGTTATAGTGCAGCCTTGCAGAAGCTGTTTATCTTTCAGATTCCTAAATGAAATGGTACTCCCTTTCCTCCCTAACAAATCAGATATCTATATGACAAGTAATTTAACAAGGGAGTGCAAACTTGCAACGTATGATAAACATTTCAATCCTTTACTAGGCATATATCATATATGCAGATCATTATATATCGAGCAGCTAGGTATGGACATCGATCCTAGCTAGCAAGATTTGTTTCCTGGGCTAGCTTAGCGCAGATTGATCGATCGATTAGCTGGTTTTGGATCGGATTAGTATTATAGACGTGGAAACAAAAGAAATCGGACGCTTAAAAATGTTGTATAAAGCAGACAGGAACGAACGAGCATGTATAATACAAGTACGTACGTCGATCCAGTGTAGATGTGTAGGCGTGAGATAGAAGAGTGCGTACGTACCCTTGCGTAGTTGAGCTGCTGTAGGGTGAGCGTCTTGGGCTCGGCCTCCATGGAAGGCATCCTCCCTGCCGCCGCCACTCCCTGCACCTGCACCATCCCCATCGATATATCTCCGGCGTTACGGCCCACCGTATGCAGCAGGTACGTGGTACGAATACTCGACACGTACTCGCGGTTCCTTTCCTCTTAATTGGTACGTGGAATGTGGCTCGATCGATAATCAGCTGGGTTTGCTATGGACGAGATAGCCGGGAGGGCCACGGCGGGGTTGTATATATACCACCCGCCTCTGGGTCTAATATCTATCGTGTCGCGCTATGACGGGTTGGGCTGGAGCACACGTGGCGGATGCAGAGAGGCCGGACGAGGACACGTGGCGGTGGCCTGTCGGAGCGATCGGGGTCCGCGCGCGCGTCCGGTTCGGACACCGACGAGCTGGCGTGCCGACCGTGGCTCTCCGGCCACGGCCAATGGCAGCGCGCCATGTCGGGGCAGGTGTATCGGGCTCGCGGATATGGCGTATCGGTCGGGATTCATCAGGACCGTGCAGCCCCACGTGCTTGGACGCCGACCAACTGCAGCCCTGCACGTCGCCTCACGCATCACTCGTCGTTGAGTGCAGCTGCTGGCTGGGATAAGCTCCGAGGATCCGGGACGCTGGACAAGACCACGCTAGAGAGCCAAACCGATTTGTGCACTGGCCTCCGGTCCGGCGTGCATGCACCTGCTTGCAACTTGCACCAGTCATGCATGCATGGCGCATGGTGTATCATGCGCGGACGTACCTACGTGCCCAATCAGTGGGGTGGCCGTCACTCACTCTATCTCCGACAACGCAAGCTAAACCGTCTGTTTTGGTACGTGCGGACATGGTACATCAAGGGCGCGTTTGGTGGCTGCATGCCAAGGTCGCGTCGGGCCAGCAATTTTCTGCCCGTTTGGTTGACTGGGTCGAGCCGTGTTTTTGCAGGTCCTGGAGGAAGGTCCAGTTCTGCAGTTTCTCCAGAGACAGGCTCGTTCTCgcgccactttcataccgctgatgtgaagccgggacaccaagcaagaccctcaacagcgcggagacttgaacctccctcagCTAGTCctaccctccggccttcatgaaattctcttcttccgactttcatcatggattcatagtcacttgatgtcaacacagaaaaagagcttcgtgccgctccctccagaaccaaacggtcgaaataaacgcatgggtgcgcacgaccgaatacctccgatccaacaaactccaggcaatGCACTGTTACATGTACGTATGTGTGACTAAGGTTTGGAGTACTTTTGCTCAACTTCTCACTCCTCATTTTCATGAACGGCAACGTGGTGATGATAGGTgagaagtgagaggtgataatccatggtggtggactcatggtggtgtttgtcttcg encodes:
- the LOC127299631 gene encoding uncharacterized protein — translated: MGMVQVQGVAAAGRMPSMEAEPKTLTLQQLNYAREAALYVVSTKTTEEAIRIFTDGLKPVKGVRKMGSSTTDSSDDDVELDSSENSTPRVGGGTGCRRHGRSIKRDIATAPF
- the LOC139831014 gene encoding uncharacterized protein, yielding MTAKTMVEGTSVEEGSSSGSRLSVKEAYIKKMRSKVAMTKAYENNLQKIRDSLDLKKEADITKFKPPEPESGDDLARSKISASNFHRSVVSIALFHDDVMVFACSGTAVRLRHGYIQDRHKIFVTSARFAQEFNANRTKDDKLRIELRTPEKKTLNGYLGLHDQNIAIVTSFSPRALHTMDMCNPVDPPPGRGNRNNKLFAFGCADDCSLMGIGCSYPVLLGNGLVSAKCDGKITTTAIGGPVICFGHGGSGHLAGVIVEYYEGKTTFMPTKMLHELLQRYVITSKTSHFRGYSLPEGVESVIPSGFMVRSTILQSLGYPLPPPLVFELNGGLTGKFEEDFGQFHYWKGFPFDDPYWGSGKPVWKQLGEKVTDKMSKNVVSIASFKGHVRFFACTGLLITWGPSTFVLTSASLIRTDDASEKIDVNLRFEVFLPPGQCVDGMLEFYHLNYNIAILSLGKDLSDISPVNISAKVPFPRNKVVAAIGRRTKKCHGLLMASMGKVMCTINRRPKKKENQGLGLTCRYLVLSTCKIKKVGIGGPLIGLDGKFVGMNFYDESPATPFLPCTVIARVIKRGFHLVSSVGTGTSLRDIEMLEGCTDEMNRNRWPVSKPYWYIAGQVDVLDLPGGKVLT